In Gemmata obscuriglobus, a single genomic region encodes these proteins:
- the metG gene encoding methionine--tRNA ligase, which translates to MTDKPRWFQTTAIDYPNSRPHIGTAFEKLGADVQARYRRMEGYDVFFLMGNDENTLKVADRAKSLGQEPQAYCDDMARQFREVWDALDISYDTFVQTSHERHKQCCRKFVQKVYDNGYIYKGSYEGWYCPGCEEFKSDKVHAESGGLCPNHKRPLVRRSEPCWFFKLSAFKDRLLEHLKGNPEFVQPESRRNEMIGFIEAEGLQDLNISRHGEEWGIKLPFDPEFTIYVWFDALLTYITGIGYGDDEATFRKHWPADVHFIGKDITRFHTHIWPAMLWAAGEEAPRKVFSHGFVNNNGQKMGKTLGNIVDPMEIIAKSNADAYRYYFMRECPFPSDGDYSGQRYEEVYNSELANNLGNMLSRELTITFKNFEGVFTGTAGVTPDPVVPGLDLKLFVGEVREHVEACRYNLALQKIVQDFLTPTNQYLEANAPWKLVKTDKDAAKKVLFNAVQSLRIASILLKPFIPKSAEAIYTSFNFPTPWAEVKYADAAELKAQADDLRITAELIDGKLKPLFPRIG; encoded by the coding sequence GTGACCGACAAGCCCCGCTGGTTCCAGACCACCGCCATCGACTACCCGAACAGCCGGCCGCACATCGGCACCGCGTTCGAGAAGCTCGGCGCGGACGTGCAGGCCCGGTACCGGCGGATGGAGGGGTACGACGTCTTCTTCCTGATGGGCAACGACGAGAACACCCTCAAGGTCGCCGACCGCGCCAAGTCGCTCGGGCAGGAGCCGCAGGCGTACTGCGACGACATGGCCCGTCAGTTCCGCGAGGTGTGGGACGCCCTCGACATCAGCTACGATACCTTCGTCCAGACGAGCCACGAGCGGCACAAGCAGTGCTGCCGCAAGTTCGTCCAGAAGGTGTACGACAACGGCTACATTTACAAGGGCAGCTACGAGGGCTGGTATTGCCCCGGGTGCGAGGAGTTCAAGAGCGACAAGGTCCACGCGGAGAGCGGCGGGCTGTGCCCGAACCACAAGCGCCCGCTCGTGCGCCGGTCCGAGCCGTGCTGGTTCTTCAAGCTGTCGGCGTTCAAAGATCGGCTGCTGGAGCACCTGAAGGGTAACCCCGAGTTCGTGCAGCCGGAGAGCCGGCGAAACGAGATGATCGGGTTCATTGAGGCCGAAGGGCTGCAAGACCTCAACATCTCGCGGCACGGCGAGGAGTGGGGCATCAAGCTCCCGTTCGACCCGGAGTTCACCATCTACGTCTGGTTCGACGCGCTGCTGACGTACATCACCGGCATCGGCTACGGCGACGACGAGGCGACGTTCCGCAAGCACTGGCCCGCGGACGTTCACTTCATCGGCAAGGACATCACGCGGTTCCACACGCACATCTGGCCCGCGATGCTCTGGGCCGCGGGCGAGGAAGCGCCGCGCAAGGTGTTCTCCCACGGGTTCGTGAACAACAACGGCCAGAAGATGGGCAAAACCCTCGGCAACATTGTTGACCCGATGGAGATCATCGCGAAGTCGAACGCGGACGCGTACCGCTACTACTTCATGCGCGAGTGCCCGTTCCCGTCCGACGGCGACTACAGCGGGCAGCGGTACGAAGAGGTCTACAACTCCGAGTTGGCGAACAACCTCGGGAACATGCTGTCGCGCGAGCTCACGATCACCTTCAAAAACTTCGAGGGGGTGTTCACCGGGACCGCGGGGGTGACGCCCGATCCCGTGGTTCCGGGTCTCGACCTGAAGTTGTTCGTGGGCGAGGTGCGGGAGCACGTCGAGGCGTGCCGGTACAACCTGGCGCTTCAGAAGATCGTTCAGGACTTCCTCACGCCGACGAACCAGTACCTCGAAGCCAACGCCCCCTGGAAGCTCGTGAAGACCGACAAGGACGCGGCCAAGAAGGTGCTGTTCAACGCGGTGCAGTCGCTCCGCATCGCCAGCATCCTGTTGAAGCCGTTCATCCCCAAGAGTGCGGAGGCGATCTACACGAGTTTCAACTTCCCGACGCCGTGGGCGGAGGTGAAATACGCCGATGCTGCCGAATTAAAGGCCCAGGCTGACGACCTGCGCATCACTGCCGAACTGATCGACGGTAAGCTGAAGCCGCTGTTCCCGCGCATCGGCTGA